In the genome of Ptychodera flava strain L36383 chromosome 13, AS_Pfla_20210202, whole genome shotgun sequence, one region contains:
- the LOC139148203 gene encoding zinc finger protein 423-like produces the protein MLDLLSHCAEPLRRALQILLGSAVGLSQSQPSATSLTTAACTEEQIFSVRHSFVPESVSRVSASECVGDTHHRIPYRCRRESRQRSRLDRVEVRRAMSRRKQAKPRALKREDEFVIFTQNEKGTEEEEGASVDVSMVPQRSRTPSHSNQSTHSDSADNNGESISSSAHHNGDKMDCANEEDSMIIKMGSDAELDSELSDELEDDDDVMEEDEDEEDEEEEEGEIYKCDSCNETFTSLTKFMDHRNTDCAEDGEMVYKLSQDGTEAFLVGHQDMDLSSSDQFETSPGAIQPYACQFCDKSFSRLTYLKKHEQVHSEQMPWKCSFCSRLFKHKRSRDRHVKLHTGDKKYQCHHCQAAFARSDHLKIHVKTHNSNKPFQCIVCNRGYTTAAGLTAHSHNHHKNVSTSKDKEFKCLQCSLSFNSSQDLQNHIMSHDGSMSKERVMQCSYCAELFPGKEALLGHIEKAHGHDKRNKCPICTECFQTVDFLYDHMSTHSQADKMKYKCPYCPKQEFPSIAVLNIHLQTMHTDKPVQSHRCQYCSEDYPSLVTLNEHMKNAHHKEGMLHFACQYCTMEFNTEAMLELHVRNVHAITAMADKWFCQQCTMGFASEVALQEHLENVHNASHSAMFSCDSCMKVYTSQQMLDEHVEKTHRKPLDTMKYPCPYCIEQNLFNSIEELQMHVEIQHRKEGNIVVATPDGESASVHSNSETIESDIVSASTGKGKEIIQCPDCQQNFKDLEQLQTHLKTHMESTLTGPNSCTYCNLEFATEEEMQKHIVSHFVAVNVEYCCQSCSKSFLKPDELQKHLFDIHAHHLYKCSMCKEVFDSKVSVQVHFAIKHSNEYKLFKCTKCGVVFRKESDLHLHIRMDHLHHSTRMYRCLFCHMAFHSEVEFQCHLTTHKKQFECGLCDAAFPTQQMLDIHSANKHSNSAELPKKEEDVASVKVKTEPESELDSPRSEVSIARSSSREGTSEPGKIEQCQSQEMLTIGYPHTISQQKPVNGYPCDVCGAVFSVKILLENHQILEHSAQLQGLEIGGKIGKDTVPISGTLFQCPMCMKTFTSSINLQSHLGAHLLEMEQQKMLIAKRTASFCSICKDMIISETDFLSHAQRHNNEKSSTTTTIDCVVCLQSLTSMAALQLHARYHTQSQDAIKMYQCFNCQTNFDSTHSLTVVLDAGGKPSYCCQDCQSKVESCREKPIFRCPRCKIKFESQAELDSHMLSHMQEKTYQCIKCQKTFSTEKEIQIHVTTHMIEEGVHHECKLCQQVFDSPAKLQCHLIEHTYPDKQYTCHLCEALFSCAADIQTHAIEHGMDARQFVCNQCPQTFFFEAELQNHALTHGMTDLMPSPTLVPSITPTSPQLATEFQCTECARIFSSNTNLQNHMKIHAAKDKTFKCSLCPEVFSTTVDMQQHYFRTHSESELGVKKKTYKCAQCGKVFPCMSNLQGHMRIHTQGKKYPCAICNKVFALARNLTIHMRSHSGEKPYQCPLCDKRFARKENRKVHLKAHSGLKPFMCPHCGKMFSRKCHVKDHMRTHSNAPVTFGCSMCEEDFVQISELQKHVRQAHSKDKTKHTQSKVENGSTSNNDDMESEN, from the exons GGGAAGATGAATTTGTGATTTTCACCCAGAATGAGAAAGGTACTGAGGAGGAGGAGGGTGCCTCTGTAGACGTATCCATGGTTCCTCAGAGATCCCGTACACCAAGTCACTCAAATCAATCCACTCATTCAGATTCTGCAGATAATAATGGAGAAAGTATTTCAAGTTCAG CTCATCACAATGGTGACAAGATGGACTGTGCAAATGAAGAGGACAGCATGATCATCAAGATGGGTAGTGATGCAGAACTGGACTCAGAACTCAGTGATGAGTtggaggatgatgatgatgtcatggAGGAAGATGAGGATGAAGAGGATGAAGAAGAGGAGGAGGGAGAAATCTACAAATGTGACAGTTGTAACGAGACATTTACAAGTCTGACTAAATTTATGGACCACAGGAATACAGACTGTGCAGAAG ATGGTGAAATGGTCTACAAGCTCAGCCAGGATGGCACTGAAGCTTTCTTGGTGGGTCATCAGGACATGGATCTGTCATCGTCGGATCAATTTGAAACAAGCCCCGGTGCCATCCAGCCGTACGCCTGTCAGTTCTGCGACAAGTCCTTCTCCAGGCTGACCTACCTGAAGAAACATGAGCAAGTCCACAGCGAACAGATGCCCTGGAAGTGCAGTTTCTGCAGCCGACTCTTCAAACACAAGAGAAGTCGGGATCGTCACGTGAAGCTGCACACAGGGGATAAGAAGTATCAGTGCCACCACTGCCAAGCGGCATTTGCCCGAAGCGATCACCTCAAGATCCACGTTAAGACTCACAACTCCAACAAGCCTTTCCAGTGTATTGTGTGCAACCGTGGCTACACAACGGCGGCAGGACTCACAGCACACTCCCACAATCACCACAAGAATGTGTCAACAAGCAAGGATAAAGAATTCAAGTGTCTCCAGTGCAGCTTGTCGTTCAATTCCTCGCAGGACCTGCAGAATCACATCATGTCCCATGATGGTAGCATGTCCAAGGAGAGAGTCATGCAGTGCAGTTACTGTGCTGAGTTATTCCCAGGCAAAGAGGCACTACTTGGTCATATTGAGAAGGCTCACGGTCACGATAAACGGAACAAATGCCCCATATGCACCGAATGTTTTCAGACAGTAGACTTCTTGTATGATCACATGAGCACTCACAGCCAGGCAGACAAGATGAAGTACAAGTGTCCATACTGCCCCAAGCAGGAATTCCCAAGCATAGCGGTCTTGAACATCCACCTGCAGACAATGCACACCGACAAACCAGTCCAATCACACAGATGTCAGTACTGCAGTGAAGACTACCCATCCCTGGTCACCCTCAATGAACACATGAAGAACGCCCATCATAAAGAGGGTATGCTTCACTTTGCATGCCAGTACTGCACGATGGAATTCAATACAGAGGCAATGCTAGAACTGCACGTCAGAAACGTTCACGCTATCACAGCTATGGCGGACAAGTGGTTCTGCCAGCAATGCACCATGGGTTTTGCCTCCGAGGTGGCTCTGCAGGAGCATCTGGAGAACGTGCACAACGCTTCGCACTCGGCCATGTTCTCCTGCGACAGCTGCATGAAAGTTTACACTTCCCAGCAGATGTTGGACGAACACGTGGAGAAGACACACCGAAAACCATTGGATACAATGAAGTATCCGTGCCCTTACTGCATTGAACAGAATCTCTTCAACAGCATAGAAGAACTACAGATGCACGTAGAAATACAGCACCGAAAAGAAGGCAACATCGTTGTAGCTACGCCTGATGGAGAATCTGCAAGCGTGCACAGCAACAGTGAAACCATTGAGAGCGACATCGTTAGCGCCTCTACAGGAAAGGGCAAGGAGATCATCCAGTGTCCTGACTGCCAGCAGAATTTCAAAGACCTTGAACAGTTGCAAACTCATTTGAAGACACACATGGAGAGTACCTTAACAGGGCCAAACTCCTGCACTTACTGCAACCTTGAATTTGCCACGGAGGAAGAGATGCAAAAGCACATAGTTAGCCATTTTGTGGCCGTCAACGTTGAGTACTGCTGCCAGAGCTGCTCTAAATCATTCCTGAAACCGGATGAACTTCAGAAACATTTGTTTGATATTCATGCCCATCATCTGTACAAGTGTTCCATGTGTAAGGAGGTGTTCGACTCCAAAGTGTCGGTCCAGGTCCACTTCGCCATCAAGCACAGCAACGAGTACAAGCTTTTCAAGTGCACCAAATGTGGAGTTGTCTTCCGCAAAGAGAGCGATCTGCACCTCCACATCCGAATGGATCACCTGCATCATTCCACTCGCATGTACAGGTGTCTGTTCTGCCACATGGCCTTCCACTCCGAAGTGGAGTTCCAGTGCCACCTGACCACCCACAAGAAGCAGTTTGAGTGCGGACTTTGCGACGCTGCATTCCCAACTCAGCAGATGCTGGACATCCACTCAGCAAACAAGCACAGCAACTCAGCAGAGCTTCCCAAGAAGGAGGAAGATGTAGCATCAGTGAAAGTCAAAACAGAGCCTGAATCAGAGCTTGACAGTCCACGCTCAGAGGTTAGCATAGCCAGAAGCAGCAGCAGGGAGGGGACTTCCGAGCCAGGCAAGATTGAACAATGCCAGTCACAGGAAATGTTGACCATAGGCTACCCTCACACCATTTCCCAGCAAAAGCCAGTCAACGGATACCCTTGTGACGTATGTGGGGCCGTTTTCAGTGTGAAGATTCTCCTGGAAAACCATCAAATTTTGGAGCACAGCGCTCAGCTCCAGGGCCTTGAGATAGGAGGTAAGATAGGCAAAGACACAGTTCCCATCAGTGGTACCCTATTCCAGTGTCCGATGTGTATGAAGACATTCACCTCGTCCATCAATCTGCAGTCTCATCTTGGGGCTCACCTTCTGGAGATGGAGCAGCAGAAAATGCTGATTGCCAAACGCACAGCCAGTTTTTGCAGCATCTGCAAGGATATGATCATCTCAGAGACTGACTTTCTCAGCCATGCTCAGAGACATAACAATGAGAAGTCCAGCACAACCACGACAATAGACTGTGTTGTTTGTCTGCAGTCGCTGACCAGCATGGCCGCCCTGCAGCTTCACGCACGCTATCACACGCAATCCCAGGATGCCATAAAGATGTACCAGTGTTTCAACTGCCAGACAAATTTCGACTCTACCCACAGTCTGACTGTCGTCCTGGATGCCGGTGGGAAACCAAGCTATTGTTGCCAGGACTGCCAGAGCAAAGTTGAGTCGTGCCGGGAAAAACCGATCTTTCGCTGTCCCCGATGCAAGATCAAGTTTGAATCACAGGCAGAGCTTGACAGTCACATGCTTTCACACATGCAGGAAAAGACCTACCAATGCATCAAGTGTCAGAAAACATTCTCTACAGAAAAGGAAATCCAGATCCACGTGACGACACACATGATCGAGGAGGGAGTTCATCACGAGTGTAAACTCTGCCAGCAAGTGTTTGACTCTCCAGCCAAGCTACAGTGTCATCTCATAGAACATACATACCCAGATAAACAGTACACCTGCCATCTCTGTGAGGCCCTGTTCAGTTGTGCAGCGGACATCCAGACCCATGCTATTGAGCACGGCATGGACGCTAGACAGTTTGTGTGCAATCAGTGTCCACAAACTTTCTTCTTTGAGGCCGAGCTGCAGAATCATGCCTTGACCCATGGGATGACAGATCTGATGCCGTCCCCAACTTTGGTGCCCTCTATCACCCCAACTTCACCACAGCTGGCCACTGAGTTCCAGTGTACAGAGTGTGCTAGAATCTTCTCCTCCAACACAAACCTCCAGAATCACATGAAAATACATGCAGCCAAGGACAAAACGTTCAAGTGTTCCCTTTGTCCCGAAGTTTTCTCAACGACAGTGGACATGCAGCAGCACTACTTCCGAACGCACTCGGAGTCTGAACTGGGAGTGAAGAAGAAAACGTACAAGTGTGCTCAGTGTGGGAAAGTCTTCCCATGCATGAGCAACCTGCAGGGACACATGCGCATCCACACGCAGGGCAAGAAGTACCCCTGCGCAATATGCAACAAAGTCTTTGCCCTTGCCCGAAATCTGACCATCCACATGCGATCGCACAGCGGGGAGAAACCGTACCAGTGCCCACTCTGCGATAAACGGTTCGCGAGGAAGGAGAACCGGAAGGTGCACCTGAAAGCGCACAGTGGGCTCAAGCCGTTCATGTGCCCACACTGCGGCAAAATGTTCTCGCGCAAGTGCCACGTGAAAGACCACATGCGGACTCACTCCAACGCGCCGGTCACGTTCGGCTGCAGCATGTGCGAGGAGGACTTCGTGCAGATCTCGGAGTTGCAGAAACACGTGAGGCAGGCCCACAGCAAAGATAAGACAAAACATACCCAAAGTAAAGTTGAGAATGGATCCACTAGTAACAATGATGACATGGAAAGTGAAAATTAG